From the Manihot esculenta cultivar AM560-2 chromosome 3, M.esculenta_v8, whole genome shotgun sequence genome, one window contains:
- the LOC110628748 gene encoding uncharacterized protein LOC110628748 → MASMSEGNALAKELYARITMEEEHDCIQIDEGGEEADEEVLAANLLCMVVRVMDDRQVKFRVFINTMGAIWRPVKACTKCILEIWFCDSCISHAAWARSSLLRGHAAACCVGTQQLAVWARSSLLRAQQQLAAWAAACCMGTQQEQLAAMPRRAVSCRGRGHSQHLSMNEIDEAVQVQEEILEHTPQALGGQANASSSSSVRTRGPNLGHPIPSNPSDRQLIRLKGTVFLDSTVTRSITNDIKMRYTAPWKTWSEIPLKTKDELFGLFRSRYAWDESEEGMVRIAWEKVGKERLRDILNRVRSELLHKHKKTDVAYLYNLGPDWMEAEIWNELVAYWSTPEWRKKSEAGKANRNVEKDGTITKHSGGSIKLEVHENRLAKKLGRQPTQLELFRATHTKKGSQGVYIEGKSRRVDGAYLSAIAENVNDNCESQSAFDLNKWIEISGSSKGRVYGFGSSDIAKSGTPTTSFSCISAHPGGPSQTMFSLEEVEQILEQNRIKMKQDMEQM, encoded by the exons ATGGCAAGTATGTCTGAAGGTAATGCATTAGCGAAGGAATTATATGCTAGAATCACGATGGAGGAGGAGCATGACTGTATTCAGATCGATGAGGGTGGTGAGGAGGCTGATGAAGAGGTATTGGCGGCTAATCTACTATGTATGGTGGTGAGAGTGATGGATGATAGGCAAGTGAAATTCCGAGTGTTTATAAACACCATGGGAGCTATATGGAGGCCTGTCAAGG CATGTACCAAATGCATATTGGAAATTTGGTTTTGTGATTCATGCATTTCTCATGCTGCGTGGGCACGCAGTAGCTTGCTGCGTGGGCACGCAGCAGCTTGCTGTGTGGGCACGCAGCAGCTTGCTGTGTGGGCACGCAGCAGCTTGCTGCGTGCCCAGCAGCAGCTTGCTGCGTGGGCAGCAGCTTGCTGCATGGGCACGCAGCAAGAGCAGCTTGCTGCT atgccTCGAAGAGCAGTATCATGCAGAGGTAGAGGACATAGCCAGCATCTGTCTATGAATGAAATAGATGAGGCAGTACAGGTCCAGGAGGAAATACTGGAGCATACTCCACAAGCATTAGGGGGCCAAGCAAACgcatcctcatcatcatcagttCGAACTAGAGGTCCGAATTTGGGACATCCTATCCCATCAAACCCGTCTGATCGTCAATTGATTAGATTGAAAGGAACTGT ttttttaGATTCCACAGTTACTAGATCAATCACTAATGACATTAAGATGCGCTATACTGCTCCATGGAAAACTTGGTCAGAAATACCTTTAAAGACAAAAGACGAGCTCTTCGGACTTTTTCGG AGTCGATATGCATGGGATGAGAGTGAAGAAGGTATGGTTCGAATTGCTTGGGAAAAGGTAGGTAAAGAAAGACTGCGAGACATTCTTAATAGAGTTAGGAGCGAATTGTTGCACAAGCACAAGAAGACGGATGTTGCTTATCTATATAATTTAGGACCAGATTGGATGGAGGCAGAGATATGGAATGAACTTGTTGCATATTGGAGTACACCAGAGTGGAGAAAGAAATCAGAAGCTGGTAAAGCAAATAGAAACGTAGAAAAAGATGGGACTATTACGAAACACTCTGGTGGTTCAATAAAATTGGAGGTTCATGAGAATAGATTG GCAAAGAAGTTGGGTAGAcaaccaactcaacttgaacTATTTCGTGCAACTCACACAAAAAAGGGGAGTCAAGGTGTTTACATTGAGGGAAAATCACGACGAGTTGAT gGAGCTTATTTGAGTGCAATTGCTGAAAATGTGAATGACAATTGTGAGAGTCAGTCTGCTTTTGATTTGAATAAGTGGATTGAAATTTCTGGAAGTAGCAAAGGAagagtttatggttttggatCCTCTGATATTGCAAAATCAGGAACTCCAACTACATCTTTCTCATGCATATCAGCTCATCCTGGAGGACCTTCTCAAACTATGTTTTCTTTAGAGGAGGTTGAACAAATATTAGAGCAAAACCGGATTAAAATGAAACAAGACATGGAGCAAATGTAA